Proteins found in one Sorghum bicolor cultivar BTx623 chromosome 1, Sorghum_bicolor_NCBIv3, whole genome shotgun sequence genomic segment:
- the LOC8062846 gene encoding xyloglucan endotransglucosylase/hydrolase protein 31: protein MARPCDLQAQQAAALLLACTLALLALQLRPCRAQQQQPPSPGYYPSGMFRPLGFSEAYRTLWGSQHQTVSPDGKSLTLWMDSSSGSGFKSARAYRDGYFGASVRVQPGYTAGVNTAFYLSNSEEYPGHHDEIDMELLGTVPGEPYTLQTNVYVRGSGDGTIVGREMRFHLWFDPTADFHHYAIIWNPDQILFLVDDVPIRRYERKTEATFPDREMWAYGSIWDASDWATDGGRYRADYRYQPFVSRFAGLKIGGCAADASADCQPVPASGTTAALSAQQEAAMRWAQRNSMVYYYCLDASRDHALYPEC from the exons ATGGCGAGGCCTTGTGATCTTCAGGCACAGCAGGCAGCTGCTCTTCTCCTGGCATGCACGCTTGCTCTGCTCGCGCTGCAGCTGCGGCCGTGCAgagcccagcagcagcagcctccgTCGCCGGGCTACTACCCCAGTGGCATGTTCAGGCCGCTGGGCTTCTCCGAGGCGTACCGCACGCTGTGGGGCTCGCAGCACCAGACGGTGTCGCCGGATGGCAAGTCCCTGACGCTCTGGATGGACAGCAGCTCAGGCAGCGGGTTCAAGTCGGCGCGCGCGTACCGGGACGGCTACTTCGGCGCGTCGGTCAGGGTGCAGCCGGGGTATACCGCCGGCGTCAACACCGCCTTCTAC ctgtCGAACAGCGAGGAGTACCCGGGGCACCACGACGAGATCGACATGGAGCTGCTGGGGACGGTGCCGGGGGAGCCGTACACGCTGCAGACCAACGTGTACGTGCGCGGCAGCGGCGACGGCACCATCGTCGGCCGGGAGATGAGGTTCCACCTCTGGTTCGACCCCACCGCCGACTTCCACCACTACGCCATCATCTGGAACCCCGACCAGATCCT GTTCCTGGTGGACGACGTGCCCATCAGGCGGTACGAGAGGAAGACGGAGGCCACGTTCCCTGACCGGGAGATGTGGGCGTACGGCTCCATCTGGGACGCCTCCGACTGGGCCACCGACGGCGGACGGTACCGCGCCGACTACAGGTACCAGCCGTTCGTGTCGCGGTTCGCCGGCCTCAAGATCGGCGGGTGCGCCGCGGACGCGTCCGCGGACTGCCAACCTGTGCCGGCGTCGgggacgacggcggcgctcaGCGCGCAGCAGGAGGCCGCCATGCGGTGGGCGCAGCGGAACTCCATGGTGTATTACTACTGCCTCGACGCCTCCAGGGACCACGCCCTCTACCCCGAGTGCTGA